TTTTGAACCATATAATTAAGGCGAGCTTTTTTAACAGGGGCAAACAGCACATGGATATCCGAGGTAAAACTTTGCGGACGGGTTTGAGACCGTACCTGAATCTCGGCTACTTTTTTATCAATTTGAGAAATCTCAGCCAACCACTCTCCATCGCGTCCGTTAAAAACTAAAATTGGTTCACCTGACTGACAGCGCATGACATTCCGCAAATAATGATGTTGGCCTTTGATGAGCGAGCAATTCCGTCCTTCACTCAGATCTTCAGATATATAAAGCCTGATTTTGCCTGTCATCTGGTTATCTTGTGACACCATTGGTCTCTCTACCCATTTATGTTGCGAGCAGGTATAGTGTGCTCTGCTTAGTTTGGTTGGCATATTTATAGTGCTGTCCGTGCTAACAAAACACCAGTTATTTTTTAATCCACTTTATGAAACTCAAAGACCAAAAATATGCGTGACCAACCGCCTGCAGATGCCTCTATTGATAACTGGGTGAACCAATTTCTCCCGACTGCATGTATTCCATATGCCAGACTTGCCCGGCTGGACCGCCCCATTGGGAGCTGGTTACTTTTCTGGCCATGCCTATGGGGTGTCTGGCTGGCTCAACTTGAAACCGGCCTCATTCCTCTGTCGCAAACAATTTATATAAGTATGCTTTTTGCGCTCGGCGCTATCGTGATGCGCGGCGCAGGATGCACCTATAATGACATTGTTGATCGCGACTATGACGGCAAGGTAGAGCGAAGTCGTAATCGTCCTCTCCCAGCTGGTCAAATCTCGGTCAAACAGGCATGGGTATTTTTAATTGTTCAATGTCTTATCGGGCTAAGTGTTCTGTTACAGTTTAATCTGGAAACCATCGCCCTTGGCGTTTTATCGCTTATCCCCATTGCTATTTACCCATTCATGAAACGCTTTACCTGGTGGCCACAACTGTTTCTGGGCATAGCGTTTAACTGGGGTGTATTGATGGGCTATGCGGCATTGACGGGAAACATTTCAAGTGCTGCGGGGATGGTTTATGTTG
This sequence is a window from Candidatus Micropelagos thuwalensis. Protein-coding genes within it:
- the ubiA gene encoding 4-hydroxybenzoate octaprenyltransferase, which produces MRDQPPADASIDNWVNQFLPTACIPYARLARLDRPIGSWLLFWPCLWGVWLAQLETGLIPLSQTIYISMLFALGAIVMRGAGCTYNDIVDRDYDGKVERSRNRPLPAGQISVKQAWVFLIVQCLIGLSVLLQFNLETIALGVLSLIPIAIYPFMKRFTWWPQLFLGIAFNWGVLMGYAALTGNISSAAGMVYVAAIFWTVGYDTIYAHQDREDDALIGLKSSAIRLGDKTHTALWIIYSLSVLCFLTAGVMAFAGLWFYLIMGGVALHLAWQIINTDISDSDKCLIVFKSNRNLGFIIMIAFAFSL